A region from the Thauera humireducens genome encodes:
- a CDS encoding multicopper oxidase family protein, which produces MTTRRSFLAGAGLLAAAGTVNRTALAALPEPVIQTSAATAAPLTPPNGRPYDPVVTLNGWTAPWRMRNGVKEFHLVAEPVEREIAPGMVARLWGYNGQSPGPTIEVVEGDRVRIFVTNHLPEHTTIHWHGQRLPNGMDGVGGLNQPQIPPGKTFVYEFIARRPGTFMYHPHADEMVQMAMGMMGFWVTHPREAHPHIARVDRDFCFLLNAYDIEPGSYVPKINTMLDFNLWTWNSRAFPGIDTLNVRKGDRVRVRIGNLTMTNHPIHIHGHEFEVTGTDGGPTRPESRWPEVTTDVAVGQMRQIEFIADEEGDWAMHCHKSHHTMNAMGHDVPTMIGVDHRGLVEDIQKLVPDYMLMGERGMADMGEMEMPLPDNTLPMMTGQGPFGAVEMGGMFTVLKVRRDQKPGDYRDPGWFKHPKGTVAYEWAGAGLPEPARSDAAGSSSMPRTGGRQSVEMTVRKPTGHQGH; this is translated from the coding sequence ATGACCACCCGACGCAGCTTTCTCGCCGGGGCAGGCCTGCTGGCCGCTGCCGGAACCGTCAACCGCACCGCGCTCGCCGCGCTGCCCGAACCCGTGATTCAGACCAGCGCCGCGACGGCCGCGCCGCTGACACCACCCAATGGCCGCCCCTACGACCCGGTCGTCACCTTGAACGGCTGGACCGCGCCCTGGCGCATGCGCAACGGCGTGAAGGAATTCCACCTCGTCGCCGAGCCGGTCGAGCGCGAGATCGCGCCCGGCATGGTGGCGCGACTGTGGGGCTACAACGGCCAATCGCCCGGGCCGACGATCGAGGTCGTTGAGGGCGACCGCGTGCGTATCTTCGTCACCAACCACCTGCCCGAGCACACCACCATCCATTGGCACGGCCAGCGCCTGCCCAACGGCATGGACGGCGTCGGCGGCCTCAACCAGCCGCAGATCCCGCCCGGCAAGACTTTCGTCTATGAGTTCATCGCCCGTCGCCCTGGTACCTTCATGTACCACCCGCACGCCGACGAGATGGTGCAGATGGCGATGGGCATGATGGGCTTCTGGGTCACGCACCCGCGCGAAGCACACCCGCACATCGCGCGCGTGGACCGCGACTTCTGCTTCCTGCTCAACGCTTACGACATCGAGCCGGGCAGCTACGTGCCGAAGATCAACACCATGCTCGACTTCAACCTGTGGACCTGGAACAGCCGCGCCTTCCCCGGCATCGACACGCTCAATGTCCGGAAAGGCGACCGTGTGCGAGTGCGGATCGGCAACCTGACGATGACCAACCACCCGATCCACATCCACGGTCATGAGTTCGAGGTCACCGGCACGGACGGCGGGCCGACGCGGCCGGAGTCGCGCTGGCCCGAGGTCACCACCGACGTGGCGGTGGGCCAGATGCGCCAGATCGAGTTCATCGCCGACGAGGAAGGCGACTGGGCGATGCACTGTCACAAGTCGCACCACACCATGAATGCGATGGGCCACGACGTGCCGACCATGATCGGCGTCGACCATCGCGGCCTGGTCGAGGACATCCAGAAGCTGGTGCCCGACTACATGCTGATGGGTGAGCGCGGCATGGCCGACATGGGCGAGATGGAGATGCCGCTGCCCGACAACACGCTGCCGATGATGACCGGGCAGGGGCCCTTCGGCGCAGTGGAGATGGGCGGCATGTTCACCGTTCTCAAGGTGCGCCGTGACCAGAAGCCGGGCGACTACCGCGACCCGGGCTGGTTCAAGCATCCGAAGGGCACGGTGGCCTACGAGTGGGCCGGCGCCGGCCTCCCTGAACCCGCTCGTAGCGACGCAGCGGGCTCCTCGAGCATGCCGCGTACAGGGGGGCGACAGTCTGTCGAGATGACCGTACGCAAGCCCACTGGTCATCAAGGTCATTGA
- a CDS encoding TolC family protein — protein sequence MRASLPISLLAATVLTGCASVAIDENFAEVERFARDEAGSEVRWLRSDAEREAMRAEVDRLLAQPLAIDDAVRIALGYSPAFQSLLAEAAVVSADATGSARIGNPVFTFERLFRSGAEGRELDIGRSLGISLFDLLFLPARLEQAEFRQQQTRLQSSIALLSTVTEVRQAWVDAVAARQVARYREEVATAAGTAAELARRMQATGNFSRLQRAREQALAAEETANLIRARQNATAAREALIQRLGLTPSQAQALRLPDQLPALPEAPMDEATTGAALLENRLDVRIARTDLDRTAKSLGLTRVTSVVNGLHVAGVRNSETGESTQRGFEIELPLPLFDFGDAVRAGSEARYLSAFNRTLELANNASSQVRVAYEGYRSAYDLARHYRNEVVPLRQNITEESVLQYNGMLIGVFELLAAARSQSASVVQAIEAERDFWRAEAALKASLLGQPIVPLTLQSGASPAEAGGGH from the coding sequence ATGAGAGCCAGCCTCCCCATATCCTTGCTGGCTGCCACCGTGCTAACCGGGTGTGCCAGCGTTGCGATTGATGAGAACTTCGCTGAGGTCGAACGCTTTGCCCGTGACGAGGCTGGCAGCGAAGTGCGCTGGCTGCGCTCGGACGCCGAGCGCGAGGCGATGCGCGCCGAGGTAGATCGTCTGCTCGCCCAGCCGCTCGCGATCGACGACGCCGTGCGCATCGCGCTCGGCTACAGCCCGGCGTTCCAGTCCCTGCTGGCGGAGGCTGCCGTGGTCTCGGCGGATGCGACCGGGTCGGCCCGCATCGGCAATCCGGTGTTCACCTTCGAGCGCCTGTTTCGTTCGGGTGCCGAGGGGCGCGAACTCGACATTGGCCGTTCGCTCGGCATTTCGCTGTTCGACTTGCTGTTCCTGCCCGCGCGGCTGGAGCAGGCCGAATTTCGCCAGCAGCAGACCCGGCTGCAGTCCTCCATTGCGCTGTTGAGCACCGTCACCGAGGTGCGTCAGGCCTGGGTCGATGCGGTCGCGGCGCGACAGGTCGCCCGCTACCGCGAGGAAGTGGCCACGGCCGCTGGTACCGCTGCCGAGCTCGCGCGTCGCATGCAGGCCACGGGCAACTTCAGCCGCCTGCAGCGTGCACGCGAGCAGGCCCTTGCCGCCGAGGAGACGGCCAACCTGATCCGTGCGCGCCAGAACGCCACCGCCGCGCGTGAGGCGCTGATCCAGCGCCTGGGCCTGACCCCGAGCCAGGCGCAGGCGCTGCGCCTGCCAGATCAGTTGCCGGCCTTGCCCGAGGCGCCAATGGATGAAGCGACCACCGGCGCGGCGCTGCTGGAGAACCGTCTCGACGTGCGCATCGCCCGCACCGATCTCGACCGGACGGCGAAGAGCCTGGGTCTCACGCGGGTGACCAGCGTGGTGAACGGCCTGCATGTGGCGGGCGTACGCAACAGCGAAACAGGTGAATCGACGCAACGTGGCTTCGAGATCGAGCTGCCGCTGCCCCTGTTCGACTTCGGCGATGCGGTGCGCGCCGGCAGTGAGGCGCGCTATCTCTCAGCCTTCAATCGCACGCTCGAGCTTGCCAACAACGCCAGTTCGCAGGTCCGGGTGGCCTACGAGGGTTACCGCAGTGCGTACGATCTCGCGCGTCACTACCGGAACGAGGTGGTCCCACTCCGTCAGAACATCACCGAAGAGTCGGTGCTTCAGTACAACGGCATGCTGATTGGCGTGTTCGAGCTGCTTGCCGCTGCCCGCTCCCAATCGGCCAGCGTGGTGCAGGCGATTGAGGCCGAACGCGACTTCTGGCGTGCCGAGGCGGCGCTCAAGGCCAGCCTGCTCGGCCAGCCGATCGTGCCGCTCACCCTTCAATCGGGCGCATCGCCGGCAGAAGCCGGCGGTGGCCACTGA
- a CDS encoding DUF2933 domain-containing protein: protein MNTKPAHDPGLPRSVAWYRSPGVIAGLMLAAIALFFLLREHWAHVSGNWVYLILLLCPLMHLFGHGGHHGGHRSNDTDSEKR from the coding sequence ATGAACACAAAGCCTGCTCATGATCCTGGACTCCCTCGATCTGTCGCCTGGTATCGCTCCCCCGGCGTCATCGCCGGCCTGATGCTGGCGGCGATCGCACTGTTCTTCCTGTTGCGCGAACACTGGGCGCATGTGTCGGGCAATTGGGTGTATCTGATCCTGTTGCTGTGTCCCCTGATGCACCTGTTTGGCCATGGAGGACATCACGGCGGGCACCGCAGCAACGACACCGATTCGGAGAAGCGCTGA
- a CDS encoding TolC family protein, which produces MFALALGSGRAWAQGSPDTPTLGASPHALIEYARQSNPGFAAARAEASAAQERVTPAGALPDPTFEVELMDATNTMSGRSASLLPGQVGETRYRITQPLPGWGKRELAVKAAEAQAIQADAMRDTSWAELAAKIEALWLRYYAANRELVLNRDGLALLKSLEELSLARYALGLLPQQAVLRMQREISAQRLALVEIEQRRKGLAAGLNGLLGRSHDAPLAAPADPAPLPEHLDAGALFEAAASANPEVNAATYGIDVARAERERTYQDRLPDFAVGVRNNRPDEGKSSWDVMFEVMIPLQQSSRRAREREAEYMLMAAEARREDAKARASGELGIAWSMYAQGRETLRLLEHTLLPQAQATRDASQAALSSGKVDFDSVIEAERQLIDIRTQRLKTELDTRLALTEIKKLTGDLK; this is translated from the coding sequence GTGTTCGCGCTCGCGTTGGGAAGTGGTCGTGCCTGGGCTCAGGGCTCACCCGACACTCCAACGCTCGGCGCGAGCCCCCATGCGCTGATTGAATATGCGCGCCAAAGCAACCCCGGCTTTGCCGCTGCACGCGCGGAAGCATCTGCAGCGCAGGAGCGTGTGACGCCCGCCGGCGCGCTGCCCGACCCGACGTTCGAGGTCGAGTTGATGGATGCCACCAACACCATGAGCGGACGTTCGGCTTCCCTGCTGCCCGGCCAGGTGGGCGAGACGCGCTACCGTATCACCCAGCCGCTGCCCGGGTGGGGCAAGCGCGAGCTGGCGGTGAAAGCCGCTGAGGCCCAGGCAATCCAGGCTGATGCGATGCGCGATACCTCCTGGGCTGAGCTCGCGGCAAAGATTGAGGCGCTGTGGTTGCGCTACTACGCGGCCAACCGCGAGCTCGTCCTCAACCGCGACGGCTTGGCCTTGCTGAAGAGCCTGGAGGAACTCAGCCTGGCCCGTTACGCGTTGGGTCTGCTGCCGCAGCAGGCGGTGTTGCGCATGCAGCGAGAGATCAGTGCCCAGCGCCTCGCGCTCGTCGAGATCGAACAGCGGCGCAAGGGCCTGGCAGCAGGGCTGAACGGCCTGCTCGGCCGGTCGCACGACGCGCCGCTGGCTGCACCAGCTGATCCCGCCCCCTTGCCCGAGCATCTGGACGCTGGTGCCCTTTTCGAGGCAGCGGCGAGCGCCAACCCGGAAGTGAATGCTGCCACCTACGGCATCGATGTTGCGCGTGCCGAGCGCGAACGGACCTATCAGGACCGGCTGCCGGACTTCGCCGTCGGCGTGCGCAACAACCGCCCGGATGAAGGTAAGTCGTCCTGGGACGTGATGTTCGAGGTGATGATCCCGCTGCAGCAGTCCAGCCGTCGCGCCAGGGAGCGCGAAGCCGAATACATGCTGATGGCGGCCGAGGCGCGACGGGAGGATGCCAAGGCGCGCGCATCCGGCGAACTTGGTATCGCCTGGTCGATGTACGCGCAGGGTCGCGAAACCTTGCGCCTGCTCGAACATACGCTGCTGCCGCAGGCTCAGGCCACCCGGGATGCAAGTCAGGCCGCGCTCAGCAGCGGCAAGGTTGACTTCGACAGCGTGATCGAAGCCGAGCGCCAGCTCATCGACATCCGGACTCAACGATTGAAGACAGAGCTCGACACGCGCCTGGCGCTGACAGAAATCAAGAAACTAACAGGGGATCTGAAGTGA
- a CDS encoding c-type cytochrome, translating into MSMTGACLGRGVVIAALSGVLISSAAAQGWKIPQPSPGLMPNPAQGKGLYAQHCAACHGTDLKGSDKGPPMLHKVYEPSHHADIAFQLAVANGVRAHHWQFGDMAPVPGLTSDEVAHVTAFIRGEQRKVGIR; encoded by the coding sequence ATGTCGATGACAGGGGCGTGCCTTGGCCGTGGCGTCGTCATCGCGGCGCTTTCGGGCGTCTTGATTTCGAGCGCAGCGGCGCAAGGCTGGAAGATCCCGCAGCCCTCTCCGGGGCTGATGCCCAATCCGGCGCAAGGAAAGGGACTCTACGCACAGCACTGTGCCGCTTGCCATGGGACCGACCTCAAGGGCTCGGACAAGGGGCCGCCCATGCTCCATAAGGTCTACGAACCCAGTCATCACGCCGATATCGCCTTTCAGTTGGCGGTAGCGAACGGTGTGCGCGCCCACCACTGGCAGTTCGGCGACATGGCACCTGTTCCCGGCCTGACGTCGGACGAGGTCGCTCATGTCACGGCATTCATCCGTGGTGAACAGCGCAAGGTCGGCATTCGATAA
- a CDS encoding efflux RND transporter periplasmic adaptor subunit gives MTAIAVGVAIAIGAGYGIAHLQNTGNAAPMISESQAQSVSAVPADGERKILYYRNPMGLPDTSPVPKKDSMGMDYIPVYADDKPDDSGAVVVSPARIQTLGVKTAEAELRAVDAAVRASGRIELDERRQVVVAPRFEGWIERLHVNAVGDPVKKGQPLFTAYSPELQSTGEELRIAERLASQSESQDPVASESARRLAEATRARLRNLQVAGQAGARQVFHAPASGVVLEKEAIEGGRFMPGDALFRIADLSKVWIIADVYEQDLARVQVGQTAQVALEAYPGRSFAARVDYLYPTLDAATRSTRVRLAMDNTEGLLRPGMFAQIALATGDATPKVTVPTSAIIDDGERRVVLLALAEGRFKPQAVKLGQRGRDVVEVLDGVAAGDRVVVSANFLIDSESQLKAALSNLVEPDAGEQPQASPTRYEAQGTFDALDAEAGNVTMTHGEIPALQWPAMTMDFMIADPALVKSIAPGSPVRFVFEAGEPGEYIVTGIEPVAGVAPSPAATAAGHGGH, from the coding sequence ATGACGGCGATCGCTGTGGGCGTGGCGATTGCCATAGGTGCGGGGTACGGGATTGCGCACCTGCAAAATACTGGAAATGCAGCTCCCATGATCAGCGAAAGCCAGGCGCAAAGCGTTAGCGCAGTCCCGGCCGATGGCGAACGCAAGATCCTCTACTACCGCAACCCGATGGGCTTGCCCGACACCTCGCCGGTGCCGAAGAAGGACTCGATGGGCATGGACTACATCCCCGTCTATGCCGACGACAAGCCGGACGACAGTGGCGCGGTGGTGGTGAGCCCGGCGCGCATCCAGACCCTGGGGGTGAAGACCGCAGAGGCCGAACTGCGCGCCGTGGATGCGGCGGTGCGCGCGAGCGGCCGGATCGAGCTCGACGAGCGCAGGCAGGTGGTGGTGGCACCGCGCTTCGAGGGCTGGATCGAGCGCCTGCATGTGAATGCGGTCGGCGATCCGGTGAAAAAGGGCCAGCCACTTTTCACCGCCTACAGCCCCGAGCTGCAATCCACCGGCGAGGAACTGCGCATTGCCGAGCGCCTGGCGAGCCAGAGTGAGTCGCAAGATCCAGTCGCGAGCGAATCCGCCCGCCGCCTGGCCGAGGCGACGCGTGCGCGCCTTCGCAACCTGCAGGTCGCCGGCCAGGCGGGGGCGCGCCAGGTGTTCCACGCCCCGGCGAGCGGCGTGGTGCTGGAGAAGGAGGCAATCGAAGGCGGACGCTTCATGCCGGGAGACGCACTGTTCCGCATCGCCGACCTGTCGAAAGTGTGGATCATTGCTGATGTGTATGAACAGGACCTCGCTCGCGTGCAGGTTGGTCAGACTGCGCAGGTGGCGCTCGAGGCCTATCCTGGTCGCAGCTTCGCGGCGCGGGTCGATTATCTCTATCCGACGTTGGACGCCGCGACGCGCAGCACCCGCGTGCGGCTGGCAATGGACAACACGGAAGGCCTGTTGCGCCCGGGCATGTTCGCCCAGATCGCGCTGGCGACAGGTGATGCCACTCCAAAGGTTACCGTGCCGACCTCGGCGATCATCGATGATGGCGAGCGCCGGGTCGTTCTCCTCGCCCTCGCTGAAGGCCGCTTCAAGCCGCAGGCAGTGAAGCTCGGCCAGCGCGGACGTGATGTGGTCGAGGTGCTCGACGGCGTGGCGGCGGGCGATCGCGTGGTGGTTTCGGCCAACTTCCTGATCGACTCGGAGAGCCAGCTCAAGGCGGCACTCTCCAACCTCGTCGAGCCCGATGCCGGCGAGCAGCCCCAAGCGAGCCCGACGCGTTACGAAGCGCAAGGGACGTTCGATGCCCTCGATGCCGAAGCCGGCAACGTGACGATGACGCATGGTGAGATCCCGGCCCTCCAGTGGCCTGCGATGACCATGGACTTCATGATTGCCGATCCGGCGCTGGTCAAGAGTATCGCCCCGGGCTCGCCGGTGCGTTTCGTCTTCGAGGCGGGTGAGCCAGGCGAGTACATCGTCACAGGCATCGAGCCGGTTGCAGGTGTTGCACCTTCACCTGCGGCGACCGCCGCCGGTCACGGGGGACACTGA
- a CDS encoding efflux RND transporter permease subunit, protein MHAPVTDTSGPVPTDAAAGPAAPGLLDRIIDWSAHNVFLVLLATLFLIGGGLYAVKHTPLDALPDLSDVQVIVYTDYPGQAPQVVEDQVTYPLTTSMLAVPRAKVVRGFSMFGASYVYVIFEDGTDIYWARSRVLEYLSTAASRLPQGVAPQIGPDATGVGWVYQYAVLGKDMSLADTRSLQDWYVRYQLTKAQGVSEVASLGGFVREYQVTVDPLRLAGYGITLDQVTQAIRASNRDVGGRVVELAEKEYMVRGRGYLQSVQDIADIVLKAERGTPVRVGDVARVELVPAERRGIAELNGEGEVASGIVMARFGQNALDVIANVKAKIAEIAPGLPAGAEIVPVYDRSELIERAIGNLQWTLLEESLIVAAVCVIFLLHVRSALVAIITLPLGILFAFIAMRSLGLGSNIMSLGGIAIAIGAMVDAAIVMIENAHKHIERLPAGATQKARGAAIVLACKEVGPALFFSLLIITVSFLPVFALEGQEGRLFSPLAFTKTFAMAGAALLSVTLVPVLMLFFVRGRILPEAKNPVNRLLIWLYRPIIKGVLRFKVLTLVLAVLAMAATIVPARQIGSEFMPTLNEGTLFYMPAALPGMSVTEAGRLLATTNRIIKAFPEVESVYGKAGRANTATDPAPLEMFETVINLKPQDQWRPGMTTDKLIAEMDAALKFPGLANSWTMPIKARIDMLSTGIRTPVGVKVFGKDLETLEKVAQAVEAAVRKVPGASSAYAERVAGGYYVDIVPRRDQLARYGLTIGMVQDVIATALGGEMVTTTVEGLERYGVSVRYARGLRDDPARLASDVLVPTMNGPIPLGQLAEVKLTRGAPGIRTENALLAAYVYVDTREADLGAFVKRAQQAVAEEVEFPQGYYATWSGQFENMERAKEKMKIVVPVTLALIFVLLYLNFRRLTETLIVMLSVPFALVGGVWLMWWLGYQMSVAVAVGFIALAGVAAETGVIMLIYLDHAWKEVRERRHAEGREAGVADLYEAIMEGAVERVRPKMMTVVAIMAGLLPIMWSTGTGAEVMSRIAAPMVGGMVSSTVLTLAVIPALYALVKQWELRRSAKTAPAQALVTVSNL, encoded by the coding sequence ATGCATGCCCCCGTGACGGACACTTCGGGCCCCGTGCCGACCGATGCTGCAGCTGGACCGGCAGCACCCGGCCTGCTCGATCGCATCATCGACTGGTCCGCGCACAACGTCTTCCTGGTGCTGCTCGCCACGCTGTTCCTGATCGGCGGTGGCCTCTACGCGGTCAAGCACACCCCGCTCGACGCGTTGCCCGACCTGTCGGACGTGCAGGTGATCGTATACACCGACTACCCCGGCCAGGCGCCGCAGGTGGTGGAGGATCAGGTCACCTATCCGCTCACCACCTCGATGCTGGCGGTGCCGCGCGCGAAGGTGGTGCGCGGCTTCTCGATGTTCGGCGCGTCCTATGTGTATGTGATCTTCGAGGACGGCACCGACATCTACTGGGCGCGCTCGCGCGTGCTCGAGTACCTGAGCACCGCCGCCAGCCGCCTGCCGCAGGGCGTGGCGCCGCAGATTGGCCCGGACGCCACCGGCGTCGGCTGGGTCTATCAATATGCGGTGCTGGGCAAGGACATGAGCCTGGCCGACACCCGCAGCCTGCAGGACTGGTACGTGCGCTACCAGCTCACCAAGGCGCAGGGCGTGTCCGAGGTCGCGAGCCTGGGCGGCTTCGTGCGCGAGTACCAGGTCACCGTCGATCCGCTGCGCCTCGCGGGCTACGGCATCACCCTTGATCAGGTGACACAGGCGATCCGCGCCTCCAACCGCGACGTCGGCGGGCGGGTGGTGGAGCTCGCCGAGAAGGAATATATGGTGCGCGGTCGGGGCTACCTGCAAAGCGTGCAGGACATCGCCGATATCGTGCTCAAGGCCGAGCGCGGCACGCCGGTCCGCGTGGGCGACGTGGCCCGCGTCGAGCTGGTGCCGGCCGAGCGGCGCGGCATCGCCGAGCTGAACGGCGAGGGCGAGGTGGCCTCCGGCATCGTGATGGCCCGCTTCGGCCAGAACGCGCTCGATGTGATCGCCAACGTCAAGGCCAAGATTGCCGAGATCGCTCCCGGGCTGCCGGCAGGCGCGGAGATCGTGCCGGTGTACGACCGCTCCGAACTAATCGAGCGCGCGATCGGCAACCTGCAATGGACGCTGCTCGAGGAAAGCCTGATCGTCGCTGCCGTGTGCGTGATCTTCCTGCTCCATGTGAGGAGCGCGCTGGTGGCGATCATCACGCTGCCGCTGGGCATCCTGTTTGCCTTCATTGCCATGCGTTCGCTCGGCCTGGGCTCCAACATCATGAGCCTGGGCGGGATCGCGATCGCGATCGGGGCGATGGTGGACGCGGCGATCGTGATGATCGAGAACGCGCACAAGCACATCGAGCGCCTGCCCGCAGGGGCGACCCAGAAGGCGCGCGGCGCCGCGATCGTGCTGGCGTGCAAGGAGGTCGGGCCGGCGCTGTTCTTCTCGCTGCTGATCATCACCGTGTCCTTCCTGCCGGTGTTCGCGCTCGAAGGCCAGGAGGGCCGGCTGTTCTCGCCGCTCGCCTTCACCAAGACCTTCGCCATGGCCGGCGCCGCGCTGCTGTCGGTGACCCTGGTGCCGGTGCTGATGCTGTTCTTCGTGCGCGGGCGCATCCTGCCCGAGGCGAAGAACCCGGTGAACCGGCTGCTGATCTGGCTGTACCGGCCGATCATCAAGGGCGTGCTGCGCTTCAAGGTCCTCACGCTCGTGCTCGCCGTGCTGGCGATGGCTGCCACCATCGTGCCCGCGCGCCAGATCGGCTCGGAGTTCATGCCGACGCTCAACGAAGGCACGCTGTTCTACATGCCGGCGGCGCTGCCGGGCATGTCGGTGACCGAGGCCGGGCGCCTGCTTGCGACCACCAACCGCATCATCAAGGCCTTCCCCGAGGTCGAGTCGGTGTACGGCAAGGCCGGCCGCGCCAACACCGCCACCGATCCGGCGCCGCTCGAGATGTTCGAGACCGTCATCAACCTGAAGCCGCAGGACCAGTGGCGGCCGGGCATGACCACCGACAAGCTCATTGCCGAGATGGACGCCGCGCTCAAGTTCCCCGGCCTGGCCAACTCGTGGACGATGCCGATCAAGGCCCGCATCGACATGCTCAGCACCGGCATCCGCACGCCGGTGGGGGTCAAGGTCTTCGGCAAGGATCTGGAGACGCTGGAGAAGGTGGCGCAGGCGGTGGAGGCGGCGGTGCGCAAGGTGCCGGGCGCAAGCAGCGCCTACGCCGAGCGCGTGGCCGGCGGCTACTACGTGGACATCGTGCCGCGCCGCGACCAGCTCGCGCGCTACGGGCTCACCATCGGCATGGTGCAGGACGTGATCGCCACCGCGCTCGGCGGCGAGATGGTGACGACCACGGTCGAGGGCCTGGAGCGCTACGGCGTGTCGGTGCGCTACGCGCGCGGCCTGCGCGACGATCCGGCGCGGCTCGCGTCCGACGTCCTCGTGCCGACCATGAATGGGCCCATTCCGCTCGGCCAGCTCGCCGAGGTGAAGCTGACGCGCGGCGCCCCGGGCATCCGCACCGAGAACGCGCTGCTGGCGGCCTATGTGTATGTCGACACGCGCGAGGCCGACCTCGGCGCCTTCGTCAAGCGCGCGCAGCAGGCGGTGGCCGAAGAGGTCGAATTCCCGCAGGGCTACTACGCCACCTGGAGCGGCCAGTTCGAGAACATGGAGCGTGCCAAGGAGAAGATGAAGATCGTGGTGCCGGTCACGTTGGCGCTGATCTTCGTGCTGCTCTACCTCAACTTCCGGCGGCTGACCGAGACGCTGATCGTGATGCTGTCGGTGCCTTTCGCGCTGGTCGGTGGGGTGTGGCTGATGTGGTGGCTGGGCTACCAGATGAGCGTCGCCGTTGCGGTGGGTTTCATCGCCTTGGCTGGGGTGGCGGCGGAGACGGGCGTCATCATGCTGATCTACCTCGATCATGCATGGAAGGAGGTTCGTGAGCGCAGGCACGCCGAAGGCCGCGAGGCCGGGGTCGCCGATCTGTACGAGGCGATCATGGAAGGCGCAGTCGAGCGCGTGCGGCCGAAGATGATGACCGTGGTCGCGATCATGGCCGGCCTGTTGCCGATCATGTGGAGCACCGGTACCGGCGCCGAGGTGATGAGCCGCATCGCCGCGCCGATGGTGGGCGGCATGGTGTCCTCGACCGTGCTGACGCTGGCGGTGATTCCGGCGCTGTACGCGCTGGTCAAGCAGTGGGAGTTGCGCCGCAGCGCTAAGACAGCACCCGCGCAGGCACTGGTCACGGTGTCGAATTTGTAA
- a CDS encoding cupredoxin domain-containing protein yields MKSRRRFLATSLAAGALAVHRSTFAHGNAEHADKASSDTPKEQQQWGIAGDAKSVSRTIAIAMTDEMRFVPDRIEVRLGETIRFTHENRGAVMHEMVVGTPKTLAEHAEMMQRFPEMEHDEPWMSHVAPGGRGEMIWHFNRAGDFQFACLIPGHFQAGMIGTIKVG; encoded by the coding sequence ATGAAAAGTCGTCGTCGATTTCTCGCCACCAGCCTTGCCGCCGGTGCGCTTGCCGTTCACCGCAGCACGTTCGCCCATGGAAATGCCGAGCATGCCGACAAAGCATCGTCCGATACCCCCAAGGAGCAGCAGCAATGGGGGATTGCGGGGGACGCGAAATCCGTTTCGCGCACGATCGCCATCGCGATGACCGATGAAATGCGCTTCGTGCCGGACCGCATCGAGGTGCGCCTGGGGGAGACGATCCGATTCACCCACGAAAATCGAGGCGCGGTGATGCACGAGATGGTGGTCGGTACGCCCAAGACGCTTGCCGAGCACGCGGAGATGATGCAGCGCTTTCCGGAGATGGAGCATGACGAACCGTGGATGTCGCATGTCGCTCCGGGTGGGCGCGGCGAGATGATCTGGCACTTCAACCGTGCGGGGGACTTCCAGTTCGCCTGCCTGATCCCCGGCCACTTCCAGGCCGGCATGATCGGCACGATCAAGGTCGGCTGA
- a CDS encoding copper-binding protein: MKKTLITTALLALLGGGAPLAFAQADHDAHHGGASAPAEADAKLAEGTVKKIDKAAGKLTIAHGPLESLGMPPMTMVFRAAEPGLLDQVKVGDKIRFAVEKVGGALTVTSLEAAQ, translated from the coding sequence ATGAAGAAGACCCTAATTACCACTGCGCTCTTGGCCTTGCTCGGCGGCGGTGCTCCGCTTGCGTTCGCACAGGCCGATCACGATGCACATCATGGCGGGGCGAGTGCCCCGGCCGAAGCCGACGCGAAGCTGGCCGAGGGCACGGTCAAGAAGATCGACAAGGCGGCCGGCAAGCTCACCATCGCGCACGGCCCGCTCGAATCGCTCGGCATGCCGCCGATGACCATGGTGTTCCGCGCGGCAGAGCCGGGCCTGCTCGATCAGGTCAAGGTGGGCGACAAGATCCGCTTCGCGGTCGAGAAGGTCGGCGGTGCGCTGACCGTGACGTCGCTCGAAGCTGCTCAGTGA